In Myxococcales bacterium, one genomic interval encodes:
- a CDS encoding fructosamine kinase family protein, which translates to MTRAEAHYENLIGRPVRRVAPVSGGDIGNSVRIELKDGTPLFAKHYPGGESAMSAAEAHGLDWLRESDSLRVPLVIATTSKGDPYLVLEWIEQCPRVDKFDETLGRGLAALHQSGAPQFGLLRDNYIGSLPQRNDSRKRWSEFYALERIAPQVELSRRSQRLPLDLERKLERLIETMSEHCGPEPRVARLHGDLWSGNLIADDRGLPCLIDPAVYGGHPEMDLAMMRLFGGFSARVFDAYREAAPLEPGFEQRTALWQLYPLMVHVNLFGGSYVTQVEQVVARYV; encoded by the coding sequence ATGACCAGAGCTGAAGCCCACTACGAAAACTTGATCGGGCGACCCGTACGCAGGGTTGCCCCAGTGTCCGGGGGAGACATTGGCAATAGCGTCCGCATCGAGTTGAAAGACGGGACTCCGTTGTTCGCCAAGCACTACCCGGGTGGGGAGAGCGCGATGTCCGCCGCCGAGGCACACGGACTCGATTGGCTCCGTGAGTCGGATAGCCTGCGCGTTCCGTTGGTGATCGCGACAACCTCGAAAGGCGATCCCTATCTCGTACTCGAGTGGATCGAACAATGCCCGAGGGTCGACAAGTTCGACGAAACCCTGGGCCGCGGTCTGGCCGCGCTACATCAAAGCGGCGCGCCCCAGTTCGGGCTGCTTCGGGACAACTACATCGGCTCGCTTCCACAGCGCAACGACTCCCGAAAGCGCTGGTCAGAATTTTACGCGCTCGAACGGATTGCTCCGCAGGTCGAATTGTCGCGGCGGTCTCAGCGACTTCCGCTAGACCTCGAGCGCAAACTCGAGCGACTGATCGAGACGATGTCTGAACATTGCGGCCCCGAACCTCGGGTCGCGCGTCTCCACGGCGATTTGTGGAGCGGAAATCTGATCGCCGACGACCGCGGATTGCCATGTTTGATCGATCCCGCTGTCTACGGTGGACATCCGGAGATGGATCTCGCGATGATGAGGCTGTTCGGCGGATTTTCTGCGCGAGTGTTCGATGCGTATCGCGAGGCGGCTCCGCTGGAACCGGGCTTTGAGCAGCGCACAGCGCTTTGGCAGCTCTATCCACTGATGGTTCATGTCAATTTATTTGGCGGAAGTTACGTCACGCAGGTGGAGCAGGTTGTGGCGCGGTATGTGTAG
- a CDS encoding 1-acyl-sn-glycerol-3-phosphate acyltransferase, with product MLDIPRLKRIPLSRYPLAQKVIGNIGLWPNFRLPPQVEIILEDFERIPQRSVIYAMNHTDRYNYFPFQFQLWKSLDRFTATWVKGKYYENALLGKFMELTNNIPTVSRGYLITRDFVSVMDRTPTSDEYTALRSWVDETAQGDVGETPLLSAAVSEKLLNEPRDVLGYAFDPERKSYPEYINSIFAVMMELFVSLNERALDLGLDLLIFPQGTRSIRLSAGHIGLAEMALRFQATVVPVGCSGSDLVYPGASPFGKGGRIVYRFGEPIPYKEMERFHIPDDFTPFDSRHEAQHKVKLQGFVDVVMDRINELVDPQYQYGDGASPVESGSDRFL from the coding sequence TTGCTCGACATCCCGCGTCTCAAGCGAATCCCGTTGAGCCGATATCCCCTGGCTCAAAAGGTGATTGGCAATATTGGTCTCTGGCCAAACTTTCGCCTGCCGCCACAGGTCGAAATTATTTTGGAGGATTTCGAGCGGATTCCCCAACGTTCAGTGATCTACGCGATGAATCACACCGATCGCTATAACTATTTTCCGTTCCAGTTTCAGCTGTGGAAAAGCCTGGATCGCTTTACCGCGACCTGGGTCAAGGGCAAGTACTACGAAAACGCCCTGCTGGGCAAGTTCATGGAGCTCACCAACAATATCCCCACCGTTTCACGGGGGTATCTGATCACCCGGGATTTCGTCTCTGTGATGGATCGGACGCCGACATCCGACGAATACACGGCGCTGCGCAGTTGGGTCGACGAGACTGCGCAAGGGGATGTCGGAGAGACGCCCCTGCTCTCCGCGGCGGTTTCGGAAAAACTTTTGAACGAGCCGCGGGATGTATTGGGCTACGCGTTCGATCCCGAGCGAAAGAGCTATCCCGAGTACATCAACTCGATCTTTGCCGTGATGATGGAGTTGTTCGTGTCTCTCAATGAGCGCGCACTCGATCTCGGCCTCGACCTGCTGATCTTTCCCCAGGGCACCCGCTCGATCCGGCTGAGCGCTGGCCACATCGGACTGGCGGAAATGGCGCTGCGGTTTCAAGCCACGGTGGTTCCGGTCGGCTGCAGCGGATCGGATCTCGTCTATCCCGGCGCCTCTCCCTTCGGAAAGGGGGGCCGGATCGTCTATCGCTTTGGAGAACCGATTCCCTACAAAGAGATGGAACGCTTTCACATCCCCGACGATTTCACGCCCTTCGACTCCCGACACGAAGCGCAACACAAGGTCAAGTTGCAGGGCTTCGTCGACGTGGTGATGGATCGGATCAACGAACTCGTGGATCCTCAATATCAGTACGGCGATGGCGCCTCCCCCGTCGAATCGGGCAGCGATCGCTTTCTCTGA